A stretch of Falco rusticolus isolate bFalRus1 chromosome 2, bFalRus1.pri, whole genome shotgun sequence DNA encodes these proteins:
- the HTR1F gene encoding 5-hydroxytryptamine receptor 1F, giving the protein MDLINSTEQNGTSEELFRWVTSKILISITLSVLALMTTAINSLVMTAIIVTRKLHHPANYLICSLAVTDFLVAVLVMPFSIVYIVKETWIMGQVVCDIWLSVDITCCTCSILHLSAIALDRYRAITDAVEYARKRTSKHAGIMIAVVWIISIFISMPPLFWRHQTTSRDDECIIKHDHIVFTIYSTFGAFYIPLALILILYYKIYKAAKTFHRRSVSRIVREEVNGQVLLDAGERSTKSASMPSTAEKTSDPLVNCDKINITLRSPRSESKHEKSWKKQRISSTRERKAATTLGLILGAFVICWLPFFVKEVVVNICERCHISEDMSNFLAWLGYINSLINPLIYTIFNDDFKKAFQKLVRCRQYL; this is encoded by the coding sequence atggatttaataAACTCAACCGAACAAAATGGTACATCAGAAGAACTATTCAGATGGGTGACATCCAAGATTCTCATTTCCATTACCCTGTCTGTGCTTGCACTGATGACAACAGCCATCAATTCTCTTGTGATGACTGCAATAATTGTGACAAGAAAGCTCCACCACCCCGCCAACTACCTAATCTGCTCTCTTGCAGTGACTGATTTCCTTGTGGCAGTCCTGGTGATGCCTTTCAGCATTGTTTACATTGTAAAGGAGACCTGGATCATGGGGCAAGTGGTGTGTGACATTTGGCTGAGCGTGGACATTACGTGCTGCACATGTTCCATCTTGCATCTCTCTGCCATTGCTTTGGACCGGTACAGAGCAATCACGGATGCTGTGGAATATGCACGGAAAAGGACATCTAAGCATGCTGGCATCATGATTGCAGTGGTATGGATCATATCCATCTTTATCTCCATGCCGCCTTTGTTTTGGCGGCACCAGACGACCAGCAGGGATGACGAATGCATCATCAAACACGACCACATTGTTTTCACCATTTACTCTACATTTGGCGCCTTCTATATCCCGCTGGCCTTGATTCTGATCCTTTATTACAAGATATACAAGGCAGCAAAGACATTTCATAGAAGAAGCGTCAGCCGGATCGTAAGGGAGGAGGTAAATGGACAAGTCCTTTTGGACGCAGGTGAAAGAAGCACCAAATCAGCTTCTatgcccagcacagcagagaagacATCAGATCCCCTGGTGAACTGTGATAAAATCAATATCACCCTACGAAGCCCCAGGTCTGAATCTAAGCATGAGAAAtcctggaaaaaacagagaatCTCTAGCACAAGAGAGCGAAAGGCAGCAACTACACTGGGTCTGATCTTGGGGGCATTTGTGATCTGCTGGCTccctttttttgtaaaagaagtAGTTGTTAATATCTGTGAAAGATGTCACATCTCAGAAGACATGTCTAATTTCCTAGCATGGCTGGGATATATAAATTCCCTTATTAACCCCCTAATCTACACAATCTTCAATGACGATTTCAAGAAAGCCTTCCAGAAGCTTGTGCGGTGCAGGCAGTACCTTTAA